The Brachyhypopomus gauderio isolate BG-103 unplaced genomic scaffold, BGAUD_0.2 sc96, whole genome shotgun sequence genome contains the following window.
CTAGTTGAATAATGATATAGTAGCCACACAGATTTTCTCAGGTTGGTAAAATCCTAAAACAAACATGTGAGCTAGGCCTGCACAaatttgttgtgtgaataaaaaTGTTTCCAGGTTGCTTTATTCCAGAATGATGTAATCTGTTTGAATGCTGTAAAAAAATGATGCCTTTTcttttccactgagagttgatcTGTACAATACATTTAATTTATTAATGCTTTCATCACTCATAATAAAAAAGCATTAATTGTAAATAAATAGCTGTATTGCCACTGACTATGACTGTGGCAACTGGCTATGAGACCCATCAGAGATGTGGTGTATGGTTACACATCTCCCTCTCGTGATAATGCCTACAGAAAAACTGCTGAGGGGTGTGTCCAACAGCCAGAAAACAGACCAAAACGGACGTGACAACTATATGCACACGAGTCAACGGGTTGTCATGTTAAATGCTAACAAGGCATAATGTGTTACCTCTTACATTAAAACTGAGACATAAAACTGTGGACCTATTCATGATATTGGACTATACCCAGAGGCTAACTGTGTTTGAGAAATAGCAAACACATATTGGGAGTCTGTTGTGACAGATGGATAATGTCTTTACTGACAGTAATAGGTCAGAAAGTCACTGGTTTCCCTAGTGCACTCTGATTGGTCTAAATAGTAATTAGTGACCGACTCATTGATTTTGCTGCCTAAATGCTATTGATACAGATAACAGTAAAAggatcacacacacctcctatCACACATGTCTTCCATAATGCACACAGCTTGtgtcacacagaaacacacacacacacacatgcacgcacacaaacacacacaagctcctTCAGACCTTTGGAAACGTACACACTTAGCAGATTAGCCATTCAAATACTCGGTATTCAGTATTTAAATAAGAGATAACAGACCTAGctaaaattaaatacattaatgTAGCCTGTCTacatatatttttgtttgtctgtttgcttgtttattTATCACCACTCTTCTCCTATATCTAAGGTACTGCTTTGTGATTGGTGCTAGATTTTAACCATGGGGATCAAGACAGCCCTTCCTAAGATGGAGATCTATCTCTACACCAGCGTCCTCGCCCTGGCTCTTCTGTGGGCCGCTAGCTGGATCATGGAGGCTTCGAGTGGTAAATTCTGCCATGGTTCTGAAGTGGGGCAAAAACATTGCTAATTCATACCTATTTGTCATCACCTTATTTGAAGAGCGTGAGGAATTAGGATCTTGGGGAGACAGGATTAACTTGAAGTTGGACTTAAATAATCCCTACAGGAAAAGACCCAGTTACTTCAGTCCCAGTGGAGCTCATTGAGCTAGTTTCCTCTTAATGAGTTTTACAGCTACTGTGAATAACATTCATCCTAAATTAAAAAGAGGTGTTTGGTGTGATCTATCTGGAAAGATGAAAGAGACGAACAAGCACTAAACGGCTTCTATGTTCCACCACTACACTGCAACACCTATTATGTAATCTCTAATTATTCATTTTCTGAGTGACCAGATCACATGTTAAATAGACCAGGGTTATTGCAGGGTCTAATTCATTGCATTTCCTGGTCGGTTATTTTGCAATCTGCTGGACTTAATTTTACCAGTGATGCAACCAAAACATATCCATTGTAAGTACCTTAGTGTACTGGTATTTATCTTAAATGCCAGTTTGCATATCTGTCTATAAGTCAAAGATTTCATACAAATAATTCAGTTGGCCGTATACAGTCCAAACGCAACACGAATGTAGGTGTTTATGGGGTTGCACGAGAATGTTTGCTGCagtgtttctgttttttttttctttcagagaATGTGCACAGGAAGACCTTTAAGGGGAGTGTGAAGACTGGGTGGCACTATTTCGGCAGAAAGATGGTAAACAGACAAAAAACAGTCTGGATTCGCACACGTCATCACTGAAAGAGCTCAGCCTTTATACAGACACGTTACCCACATCAGGAGCTCATTAAACCGCATTAGTGGCATATCATCTAtatccagagccggagtggctaatcgggagattcgggaggattcccgatgggccggctcatgtcaatctctagtttgggccgattgggagggaaaaataatttttggccggatttgggcatgaaactcccgggctgaaaaagtgtcccactccggccctgtctaTATCTTGGCTTTCTGTATGAGTTGACTTTCTCAAACACGCTGCATTAGTTCGCTGCGAGCTTGTAGGTGACAAATTGTTTTTTCTGGTGATGATGGTAGAGTGATTATTGCTCACTAGTGCTCACTATTGTTCTCTCACTAGGATGTGGCTGACTTcgagtgggcaatgtggttcaCTACTTTTCGCAACCACATCCTGTTCGCGCTCTCTGGTCATGTGATCTTTGCCAAAATCTGCTCCATGATTTCACCCAAGGTGAGTATGTCTGGTTCCCAAAACCTTCCCAACAGCATTCGTTTTGTGCATGGACATTTGTTTACTAAAATGGTGGGCTGTGATTAAAGCACAACGTAGGTCTTAACCCCAATGGCATGAATATCAGACGAGTCTCATTTTGTTTCTTCTGCATCTGGCGAAGGCTGGTATAGATGGCCATAAGGTAACCACGATTTTGAAACTTTTGAAAGCACTTTGCGCATCATTTTGCATTAGCATGTTTGTTAAAATATGAATaacaaaattattattttaatatatttgtatattcaaGCTGTAATAATACCATGTAATACATTGTAAAtatactgtaataataatattgtgTATTAATTGGTTAAGAATGATAATTAGAAATTTCTTCCAGCCAGAAGTAATACAAGCATTACTACAGATATTAATTAAACATCAATCAATACTCCCACTGCTaccacttaaaaaaaataaaccttCCTAAAAATTTACTTCATATGAAACCTGttgcatatatatatgatgGATTTGTCAAATAAGTGTAATCAACAGTGACTGGTTGAAATGTTGATGATGTAATGTTGTACCCTCTCCCATAATGCACCATAGCACAGGTCACTGATCTACATGCTGTATGGATGCATGACTGTTCTCATCATCATGGGCTGGACGTACGTCTCCCTCATCCTGTCCCACTGCGTCGTCCTCTACAGTGTGGCCCTCATTAAGAGGAAGTGGCTCTGCTTCCTGGCCGGACTCACCAGCCTGGCCACCTTCAAGATGGACCCCTTCGTATCCTGGCAGGTTGGTGATCACTCTGGTGACCGACTCACTTTCAGCTCGCAAAATTAGATgaatatacatacataattaCTTGTGGAGTTATGGTTTGGCAACTTTAGCACAAGCTGCTTTAATAGTTTAGATGCCTCCGAGGTAAAAGTTTGGGTTCTTCGTTCGTCGTGTCGTAGGCTGGCTTCGTCACCGGCACGTTCCAGCTCCAGGACATCCTGTTTTACGGGGGCTGTGGCTTCTCCATCATGCGTTGCATGAGTTTTGCCCTGGAGAACTGTGAGAAGAAAGATGGCCACTACACCTTCATGGATCTGATCAAGTACAACTTCTACCTCCCCTTCTTCTTCTTCGGACCCATCATGACTTTTGATCGATTCCACGTGCAGGCGAGTCCCTTGAAGCTCTCGCTGCTTTTAGGAACATTTTACGATAAACGTAGTCGCCGCCGTCGATGCCAAACTGACTGGCACTGGCAGACTGATAGTCAATCTGTGTCTGAAAAATCGTGGTTCCATCATCAGCATGTTAATGTGTTGCACAACGAATGGTGTGCTTGCAGGCCAACAACCCCGACTTGACTCGTAAAGACAGAGAGATGTGGAACATCTTCATCCATGCTTTGGTGCACCTTGGAGCCATCTTAGTTGTGGACGTTCTCTTCCATTACCTCTACATTTTGACCATCCCCAATGACATGAAGCTGGTGAAAGATCTGTCTGACTGGTCTTTGGGTCTGGCCCTTCTTCATTTAATAAGACATTAATATATTTGATCAGCTGCACATTAAGGTGTCTCCTGGCCGGGCTCTTAAAGGCACTGCTCTTGTGTTCCAGCTGGTTTGGCCTACTTCAATCTGGTCTATGATTGGGTGAAAGCGGCCGTGATGTTTGGTGTTATTAACACGGTGTCTCTGCTGGATCACCTGGACCCTCCACAGCCCCCTAAATGTATCACCATGCTGTATGTCTTCGCCGAAACGTAAGTGTTCACGTTTCACTGACACGTGTGATGACCTAAAACCACAAGTGCCATTATGTTTCATTCACTGATTCTTCATTTTCCAGGCACTTTGACAGAGGAATCAATGACTGGCTGTGCAAGTGAGTCAAACTAACTCAGTTATTTTTATAGGATATAAACACACAGAATGGTATATTTTGACATTTTCCCATTCAGGTCTTTGGAATCACACATACTGGCATATTTACAGTTAGGTAATACTGCAGGTGCTCTGGTCTAGTTCTTTAGGAAACACCAGGAATCGTCTGGACCAGCATTCTACTGCTGAACATGATCATGTCTCAGATATCACCAGCTATATACATTGGCTCATCTGTGGTTTACTTTTGAGGTATGTCTATGACTACATTGGAGGCAATCATGATGGGATCTTCAAGGAGCTGGTCGCCACTATCTGCACCTTTTCCATTACGACTCTCTGGCTTGGACCCTGTGAGCTGGTGTACATCTGGTCTTTTTTCAACTGCTTTGGCCTGAACTTTGAGCTGTGGGTGGCTAAGCTCTTCTCTCTACCGCCCCTGTCTACCATTGAAGTAAGATTCCAGGGACATCCTTAACAGTAATGCCTGTCCATCAAATGCCAGTTAATTCGGTGTAATGAACAGTGTGATGAACAGTATGATAAACAATGTGTTGAACAGTGTGATAAACAGTGTGTTGAACAGTGTGGTGAACAGTGTGGTGATCAGTGGGGTGAACAGTGGGGTGAATGGTGTGGTGAACAGTGTGATGAATAGTGTGGTGAACAGTGTGATGAACAGTGTGATGAACAGTGTGGTGAACAGTGTGGTGAACAGTGTGATGAACAGTGTGGTGAACAGTGTGATGAACAGTGTGGTGAACAGTGTGGTGAACAGTGTGATGAACAGTGTGGTGAACAGTGTGATGAACAGTGTGGTGAACAGTGTACCTTTGCTGAACCGAGCGGTGATGTCACATCACACTGCCTTTGAGACACAGAGGTCCTACATCCAAAAACCACATCAGTCAATTTGAACTAGTCAGAATGCAGTATGTTGGTAAAAGTTAGTAAGAGCAAACAGCACTATCACTTTTCCATGTGTGTTTTATTAAAGGGCCTGATGTCGGAGGCAATGTCACGGCGAATCAGGGGACTGTTCAACGCAGTTAACTTCTGGCAAATCATCCTTTACAACGTCCTCTCACTCAACAGTCTGGACTTCGCCAAGCTGGTGGCCAAAAGATTGCTCATCAAGGGTAAATGACGTCTAACACAATGACAGAGAAATTTACCAAGGCATCATGAATCATAAGCACTAACAGAGCACTAGAGACTGGCGTGCTTGATCATTTATACATCATGATACTTTATAAAGTCATCTATGACATATGTTGCTTAAGTTACAATAATGTACAGGCGTCATTAAGCTATTCTAGGCCTGGCGGTCCTCTCCTATAACACACGTCTCTCCTCCCAGGATTCCCTGTGTCCACCATCTTGGTGCTCTTAGTGACTTACTGTGGCATCCAGCTGATTAAGGAGAGGGAGCGGAAACTGGCCCTGTTGGAGGAGCCAGAACCAGCAGCGCCAGGCAAACCCAAAACGGATTAGAGGGGAGAAGTCAATGGATTGCTAACTTGGAGCTAACACCAAACCCAAGCGGGCCCCCGTCGTCATGGTCACTGCTCAGCACAAGTCTGGTTCTTAAGCAGCAGGACGGTTTTTTTTAACTGTGAATAGGCCTCAAGTGTACTTGCTATGTAAATGCCAACTGTCCTTTACCAaagactctctcacacactcaaagcAACAACATAATTTCTCTgtcattcattttatttaaaactaaTATAAAAATGTGAAGGATAGCCTTGCCAAACATTTTATGAAGATATAATATATTGaacaattaaaaacaacaaaaaaagagcTTTTATGGGTTTGTGTCTGTTGTCACTGTGGTCAGATATGATTTGACATGTAATCATGGGATAATCCTTCATGGGAAACGAACATTATTTTCCGTGTTATTTTCACATGATACAATAAACATGAGACCAAGCTCCACTGATCTGTGGAGGACTCCAGTGGCCAGTCTGAAGACAAGGGCCCGTCTGTAGGCCCAAACCCAGCACTAGGCACTGGTGTTTGGCTGTGATGTGGCCCAGTACATATGTAATGGACTACTGTAAGCTTAGAATTACATTGTGGCGGATCAGACCTTCTGGTCTTGTGAAACAAGACCGAACAGAACATCGACTGACAACATGCCCTGTTAGCCAGTGATGTAGCGTTTAAAGCACGTAGATGAATTTACGGACTGGCTTCCCGAGAGCTGCTCGGTGTGTCAGTGTGAGGGACAGTTGTCCTCATACAACACTGGGGGGACATTGTCTCCTGCTGAGATCAAAGAGTTGTGGCTCATTGTGTGCACAGAGGTTGAATGTTCTTCTTGGAAGAATACACTCAGCTGTGCGTCaccttacaaaaacacaggtttTTTTTCACGGCCTTATCCTTCGAGAACCAGAGATGCGATGGTTCCCTTGGGCAGCGTCAGCTGTTGGCTGGAGCCTTTTGGTGAAATAGGGTTTgggacggaggaggaggaggaggagagactcgAATTTCAGCCTCTCCAAATGTGAGTCCCACAGCTTTGCTCAGTTCTAAAAATGACCGCAGCTGACGGTCCATGACAGCTGAGGAGAGAAGCCACACTGCTCACGCCTCCATTTCTCGTAGGGTCAGGCTGTTAATACAATCAGTCGAGTAGCGGAACAGGAGCCGAACGCCCTCCTACTTACATAAAGTGTTAATTTTGTGAAAACGCCGACAAGATGGCCGCCGCGCTAGTAGACCCGTTGACGGAGCCGCGGATGTACCAGCAGACTCTTCTCCAAGATGGACTCTGTGATCTCCTGGAGAGCGATAAGTTTGTGGACTGTGTCCTTAAGATCAAGGAGCGGGAGTTCCCCTGTCACAGGCTCGTACTGGCCGCCAGCAGCCCGTACTTTAAATCCGTGTTCCTCTCGGACCTGGAGGAGAGCAAAAAACGAGAGATTGTCTTGAAGGACGTTGAGCCGAGCACCATGGGGATGATCCTGAGGTACCTCTACACCTCCGACATTAACCTGACCGAGAGCAACGTCCAGGACATTTTCATGGCAGCCAACATGTATCAGATCCCGTCCATCTTCAGCGTGTGCGTGTCCTACCTGGAGAAGAAGCTGGTCCTCAGCAACTGCCTGGCCATCTTCAGGCTCGGGCTCCTCCTGGAGTGCCCGCGGCTGGCGGC
Protein-coding sequences here:
- the hhatla gene encoding hedgehog acyltransferase like, a isoform X2; this encodes MGIKTALPKMEIYLYTSVLALALLWAASWIMEASSENVHRKTFKGSVKTGWHYFGRKMDVADFEWAMWFTTFRNHILFALSGHVIFAKICSMISPKHRSLIYMLYGCMTVLIIMGWTYVSLILSHCVVLYSVALIKRKWLCFLAGLTSLATFKMDPFVSWQAGFVTGTFQLQDILFYGGCGFSIMRCMSFALENCEKKDGHYTFMDLIKYNFYLPFFFFGPIMTFDRFHVQANNPDLTRKDREMWNIFIHALVHLGAILVVDVLFHYLYILTIPNDMKLVKDLSDWSLAGLAYFNLVYDWVKAAVMFGVINTVSLLDHLDPPQPPKCITMLYVFAETHFDRGINDWLCKYVYDYIGGNHDGIFKELVATICTFSITTLWLGPCELVYIWSFFNCFGLNFELWVAKLFSLPPLSTIEGLMSEAMSRRIRGLFNAVNFWQIILYNVLSLNSLDFAKLVAKRLLIKGFPVSTILVLLVTYCGIQLIKERERKLALLEEPEPAAPGKPKTD
- the hhatla gene encoding hedgehog acyltransferase like, a isoform X1 — its product is MGIKTALPKMEIYLYTSVLALALLWAASWIMEASSENVHRKTFKGSVKTGWHYFGRKMDVADFEWAMWFTTFRNHILFALSGHVIFAKICSMISPKAGIDGHKHRSLIYMLYGCMTVLIIMGWTYVSLILSHCVVLYSVALIKRKWLCFLAGLTSLATFKMDPFVSWQAGFVTGTFQLQDILFYGGCGFSIMRCMSFALENCEKKDGHYTFMDLIKYNFYLPFFFFGPIMTFDRFHVQANNPDLTRKDREMWNIFIHALVHLGAILVVDVLFHYLYILTIPNDMKLVKDLSDWSLAGLAYFNLVYDWVKAAVMFGVINTVSLLDHLDPPQPPKCITMLYVFAETHFDRGINDWLCKYVYDYIGGNHDGIFKELVATICTFSITTLWLGPCELVYIWSFFNCFGLNFELWVAKLFSLPPLSTIEGLMSEAMSRRIRGLFNAVNFWQIILYNVLSLNSLDFAKLVAKRLLIKGFPVSTILVLLVTYCGIQLIKERERKLALLEEPEPAAPGKPKTD